The genomic stretch CACTGGCTTCCTTCCCGTGGGGAAAGGGGACCGTCCTCGGCTCCAGTCTCTCCCCGAGGCCGTCAGAGCCAGGGCCAGGGGCAGCGTGGACTCTGCCTGCCTCTGCGGGTGTGGACTCAGTGTCGACAGCCCCCTCTACAGGAGCATGAACACGCTGACAGGGTGCTGGGGTCGGGGGGCAGCCCTGGGTTCACGCTCCGCCCTCGCACCCCCAGAGGGACCTTGTGCCAGTGTGGGCGCCCCCGGACCGCCCACCCCGCAGTGGCCATGGAGGATGCCTTCGGGGCAGCCGTGGTGACCGTGTGGGACAGCGATGCACACACCACGGAGAAGCCCACCGATGCCTACGGAGAGCTGGACTTCACGGGGGCCGGCCGCAAGCACAGCAATGTGAGGCGGGCCTGTGTGGGCGGGGCCCGGGCACCAGGGGGCTGCATGCTCGGGGCTCCAGAGGGGAGCCGGGACGCCCGCCCTGAACGCTGGCCCCCTCCGCCCATCCGTGTCTTGGCTCTCTTTGTCCCCTCCGCCCCACCCATCTTCTCTCTGAGGAGGTCCCGTTCTCTCTGcgtctctttgtctctgtctccctctgtctccgtgtccctctctctctgggtctctgtccccctctctctctgggtctctgtccccatcTCTCCGGGTCTCTGTTTCCCcttttctctgggtctctgtccccgtctctctgggtctctgtttcCCCTTTTCTCTGGGTCACTGTCCTCATCTCTTTGGGTCTCTGTTTCcccttttctctgtgtctctgtccccgtctctctgggtctctgtcttcctctctctgggtctgtttccctctctctctgggtctctgtccccatcTCTCCGGGTCTCTGTTTCCCcttttctctgggtctctgtccccgtCTCTCCGGGTCTCTGTTTCCCcttttctctgggtctctgtccccatctctctgggtctctgtttcCCCTTTTCTCTGGGTCACTGTCCTCATCTCTTTGGGTCTCTGTTTCcccttttctctgtgtctctgtccccgtctctctgggtctctgtcttcctctctctgggtctgtttccccctctctctgggtctctgtccccatctctctgggtctctgtctccctctgtctctgggtccctgtccccctctctctgggtctctgtctccgtctctctgggtctctgtccccctctctctgggtctctgtctctgtctctctgggtctctgtctctctgggcctctgtcccTGTTTCTCTGGGTCTCCGTCCCCGTCTCTCCGGGTCTCTGTTTCCCcttttctctgggtctctgtccttgtctctctgggtctctgtccccgtCTCTCTGGGTCCCTGTCCCTGTTTCTCCGGGTCTCTGTCCCCGTCTCTCGGGGTCTCTGTTTCCCCTTTACTCTGGGTTTCTGTCCccatctctctgggtctctgtccctgtTTCTCCGAGTCTCTGTCCCTATCTCTCCGGGTCTCTGTTTCCCcttttctctgggtctctgtccccgtctctctgggtctctgtccctgtctctctgggtctctgtctctgtctctctgggtctctgtccatctttctctgggtctctgtccccgtCTCTCCGGGTCTCTGTTTCCCcttttctctgggtctctgtccccgtctctctgggtctctgtccctgtctctctgggtctctgtctctgtctctctgggtctctgtccctgtTTCTCCGGGTCTCTGTCCCCATCTCTCCGGGTCtctgttttcccttttctctgggtctctgtccccatctctctgggtctctgtttccccttttctctgggtctctgtcctcaTCTCTTTGGGTCTCTGTTTCcccttttctctgtgtctctgtccccgtctctctgggtctctgtcttcctctctctgggtctgtttccccctctctctgggtctctgtccccatccctctgggtctctgtccatctctctgggtctctgtccctctctctctgggtctctgtcccatctctctgggtctctgtccccatctctctgggtctctgtccccctccctgtgtcccccgCTCCCATGTGTCCACAGTTCCTCCGGCTCTCTGACCGAACGGATCCAGCTACAGTTTATAGTCTGGTCACACGCACATGGGGCTTCCGTGCCCCGAACCTGGTGGTGTCAGTGCTGGGGGGATCGGGGGGCCCCGTCCTCCAGACCTGGCTGCAGGACCTGCTGCGTCGTGGGCTGGTGCGGGCTGCCCAGAGCACAGGTGACCGAGGGTGGGGGGGGGCTGTCTCCTGGGCCTCGGCCTGCCTGCCATCTCCCCCACGACTGTGGGTGGCCTCCCCCGCcgcccagtgtgtgtgtgtgtctctgtcttaTTCTTTGTTTCTCTCCCCCTGCCTCTGCATGTTCCTCGGCGTCTGTGTAGGAGCCTGGATTGTCACTGGGGGTCTGCACACGGGCATCGGCCGGCATGTTGGTGTGGCTGTACGGGACCATCAGATGGCCAGCACTGGGGGCACCAAGGTGGTGGCCATGGGTGTGGCCCCCTGGGGTGTGGTCCGGAATAGAGACACCCTCATCAACCCCAAGGTGTGACTCAGGGACTTGGAAAAGGGGGCTGGAGGCCTGGACTCCTGAAGCCTGAGGAAGGAGGGGCCGGGGGCCCGGACTCCTggatctgagggaggaggggctggggtctggactcctgggtctgagggaggaggaggggctcgTGTTTGTCCTTCTGGCCCTGATGAGGAGACGCCCTGGTCTGGCCATTTTTCCCCTAGGGCTCGTTCCCTGCGAGGTACCGGTGGCGCAGTGACCCGGAGGACGGGGTCCAGTTTCCCCTGGACTATAACTACTCGGCCTTCTTCCTGGTGGACGACGGCACACACGGCTGCCTGGGGGGCGAGAACCGCTTCCGCTTGCGCCTGGAGTCCTACATCTCACAGCAGAAGACGGGCGTGGGAGGTGAGTGGTCGAACCCATGACCCACAACCCACGACGCACAACCTGCAACCCCAGCGCTCAGGATCCCAGTAGTTTGGTCTGGTCGAGATTTGGGGAATTACCTATGGTTAAGTGTCTTTCCCCGTCATTATTCATGGTTTTAAAAACTTCTGTCTGAGAGTGAGTTAGCTCACatcagtaatcccaacactttgggaggccaaggtaggaggattgcttgaggccagtaattcaagaccagcctgggtaacagagcaagaccttgtctctaccaataataataataataataataataataataataataataataaagaataaaaaataaattagccaggtgtggtgtcgtgtgcctgtaatcccagctacttgggaggctaaggtgagagaactgcttgaacccggaaggtggaggttgcagtgagccgagatcaagccactgcactccagcctgggcgacaaagcaatactccatctcaaacaaacagactttattttgaaatttctcatacatacagaaaaatgcaCGAAGGTGGACAGcttgatgcatttttttctttttttgagacggagttttgccctgttgcccaggctggagtgcagtggcgtgatctcggctcactgcagcctctgcctcctgggttcaagcaattctcctgcctcagcctcccgagtagctgggattacagatgtccgccaccacaccaggtaatttttgtatttttagtagagacggggtttcaccatgttggccaggctgatcttgagctcctgacttcaggtgatccacccaccttggcctcccaaagtgctgtgattacaggcgtgagccatcgcacctggcctacaCATTTTTCATGACCATCCTTTTAGGTTCAAACTTCTCTATCTTGCTTATTCTCCTAATTGCTGCATGATCTCCCGTAGTAAAGATGTaccctctgctttttcttttttgagactgggcctctctgtcacccaggctgtgtgcaatggcacgatcatggctcactgcagtctcaacctccccaggctcaggtgatcctcccacctcagcctcctgaataactgggacaataggcacatgccaccacactgagctaatttttgtattctttgtagagaggaggtctccctatgttgcctaggccggtcttgaactcctaggctaaaGTGGTCCatcaaccttggcctcccaaagtactaggattacaggcgtgagccaccgtgcttgtccccatctgttatttaaaaatttccccaatctaaggccaggtgcggtggctcacacctgtaatcccagcactttgggaggctgaggcaggaagatcacctgaggtcaggggttcaagcccagcctggccaacatggtgaaaccccatctctgctaaaaatacaaacaattagcagggcatggtgccgtgtgtctgttatcccagctactcgggaggctgaggcaggagaatcacttgaacctgggaggcggaggttgcagtgagccaagatcatgccactgcactccagcctgggtgacagagcgagacttcctcttaaaaaaaaaaaaattccccaatcTAATCTTTCATGGgattacagtttaaaaaataaataaataaaaatttcccagTTGATGGATATCTAAGGTTTAGTAATGTTTGACACTACAAATGATGctgaataaaatgtctttttttttttttttttttttgagatagggtctcactctgtcacccaggctggagtgcagtggtgtgatcttggctcactgcaacctccacctcctgggctcaagggatccttccacctcagcctcctgagtagccagaaccacagatgcacatcaccacaccacgcccagctaattttttgtatttttggtagaagcagtgttttgccgtgttgcccaggctggtctcgaactcctgagctcaagcgatccacctaccttggcctcccaaagtgctgggattacaggcgtaagccatcgcgcccagcaACAAAATGTAAAAAGCGACTTTTATATAGTGTCTATTGCTGTAAAAAGTCCTATCATTTTTATGGGGTTAGATATAGCTTTTGTCTCTTTCATAACCCCTTGGCTGCCTGTCTTAGAAAGGCTCATCCCACTCCAAGACAAATATTCTCCTAAGTCATCTTTTAATATCtcatagttttatatttaaacctttaatccatctggaaatgatttttacatattttgaggtcaggagtctgtaTTTCTGTTCATCCAAATGAGAAGCTATGTTTTCTTTATGACCATTTAATAAATAAACCATCCTTTCCTAGCTGAATAGAAATTCTTGTGGTTGTGTATTCAGATCCTTTATCTGTTGAaatctgttttttggtttttttgttttgtgtttttttttttttttttttttttcatttctctacttTTATATTCCTGGGGCCAAACTATGCTTTGATTACAGCAGTTTAAAGACGTTTTAaggctaagtgtggtggctcacgcctgtaatccagccctttgggaggcccaggcgggtggatcacttgaactcaggaattcaagaccagcctggtaacatagtgaaaccccatctctacaaaaaaaatttaaaaaaattgccaggcatggtggcacatgcc from Pan paniscus chromosome 20, NHGRI_mPanPan1-v2.0_pri, whole genome shotgun sequence encodes the following:
- the TRPM4 gene encoding transient receptor potential cation channel subfamily M member 4 isoform X6, which produces MVVPEKEQSWIPKIFKKKTCTTFIVDSTDPGGTLCQCGRPRTAHPAVAMEDAFGAAVVTVWDSDAHTTEKPTDAYGELDFTGAGRKHSNVRRACVGGARAPGGCMLGAPEGSRDARPERWPPPPIRVLALFVPSAPPIFSLRRSRSLCVSLSLSPSVSVSLSLWVSVPLSLWVSVPISPGLCFPFSLGLCPRLSGSLFPLFSGSLSSSLWVSVSPFLCVSVPVSLGLCLPLSGSVSLSLWVSVPISPGLCFPFSLGLCPRLSGSLFPLFSGSLSPSLWVSVSPFLWVTVLISLGLCFPFSLCLCPRLSGSLSSSLWVCFPLSLGLCPHLSGSLSPSVSGSLSPSLWVSVSVSLGLCPPLSGSLSLSLWVSVSLGLCPCFSGSPSPSLRVSVSPFLWVSVLVSLGLCPRLSGSLSLFLRVSVPVSRGLCFPFTLGFCPHLSGSLSLFLRVSVPISPGLCFPFSLGLCPRLSGSLSLSLWVSVSVSLGLCPSFSGSLSPSLRVSVSPFLWVSVPVSLGLCPCLSGSLSLSLWVSVPVSPGLCPHLSGSLFSLFSGSLSPSLWVSVSPFLWVSVLISLGLCFPFSLCLCPRLSGSLSSSLWVCFPLSLGLCPHPSGSLSISLGLCPSLSGSLSHLSGSLSPSLWVSVPLPVSPAPMCPQFLRLSDRTDPATVYSLVTRTWGFRAPNLVVSVLGGSGGPVLQTWLQDLLRRGLVRAAQSTGAWIVTGGLHTGIGRHVGVAVRDHQMASTGGTKVVAMGVAPWGVVRNRDTLINPKGSFPARYRWRSDPEDGVQFPLDYNYSAFFLVDDGTHGCLGGENRFRLRLESYISQQKTGVGGTGIDIPVLLLLIDGDEKMLTRIENATQAQLPCLLVAGSGGAADCLAETLEDTLAPGSGGARQGEARDRIRRFFPKGDLEVLQAQTRSCSVAHAGRELLASTDPPASVSQSAGITGMSHHASLLYLVNKYNPRLQRLKPTHFLLSKTPDPTTIVWIQP
- the TRPM4 gene encoding transient receptor potential cation channel subfamily M member 4 isoform X4; the encoded protein is MVVPEKEQSWIPKIFKKKTCTTFIVDSTDPGGTLCQCGRPRTAHPAVAMEDAFGAAVVTVWDSDAHTTEKPTDAYGELDFTGAGRKHSNVRRACVGGARAPGGCMLGAPEGSRDARPERWPPPPIRVLALFVPSAPPIFSLRRSRSLCVSLSLSPSVSVSLSLWVSVPLSLWVSVPISPGLCFPFSLGLCPRLSGSLFPLFSGSLSSSLWVSVSPFLCVSVPVSLGLCLPLSGSVSLSLWVSVPISPGLCFPFSLGLCPRLSGSLFPLFSGSLSPSLWVSVSPFLWVTVLISLGLCFPFSLCLCPRLSGSLSSSLWVCFPLSLGLCPHLSGSLSPSVSGSLSPSLWVSVSVSLGLCPPLSGSLSLSLWVSVSLGLCPCFSGSPSPSLRVSVSPFLWVSVLVSLGLCPRLSGSLSLFLRVSVPVSRGLCFPFTLGFCPHLSGSLSLFLRVSVPISPGLCFPFSLGLCPRLSGSLSLSLWVSVSVSLGLCPSFSGSLSPSLRVSVSPFLWVSVPVSLGLCPCLSGSLSLSLWVSVPVSPGLCPHLSGSLFSLFSGSLSPSLWVSVSPFLWVSVLISLGLCFPFSLCLCPRLSGSLSSSLWVCFPLSLGLCPHPSGSLSISLGLCPSLSGSLSHLSGSLSPSLWVSVPLPVSPAPMCPQFLRLSDRTDPATVYSLVTRTWGFRAPNLVVSVLGGSGGPVLQTWLQDLLRRGLVRAAQSTGAWIVTGGLHTGIGRHVGVAVRDHQMASTGGTKVVAMGVAPWGVVRNRDTLINPKGSFPARYRWRSDPEDGVQFPLDYNYSAFFLVDDGTHGCLGGENRFRLRLESYISQQKTGVGGTGIDIPVLLLLIDGDEKMLTRIENATQAQLPCLLVAGSGGAADCLAETLEDTLAPGSGGARQGEARDRIRRFFPKGDLEVLQAQVERIMTRKELLTVYSSEDGSEEFETIVLKALVKACGSSEASAYLDELRLAVAWNRVDIAQSELFRGDIQWRSFHLEASLMDALLNDRPEFVRLLISHGLSLGHFLTPMRLAQLYSAAPPNSLIRNLLDQASHSAGTKAPALKGGAAELRPPDVGHVLRMLLGKMCAPRCVCSRTRPPRRSRWMLASGRPPGVTCFFGHCC
- the TRPM4 gene encoding transient receptor potential cation channel subfamily M member 4 isoform X2, which translates into the protein MVVPEKEQSWIPKIFKKKTCTTFIVDSTDPGGTLCQCGRPRTAHPAVAMEDAFGAAVVTVWDSDAHTTEKPTDAYGELDFTGAGRKHSNVRRACVGGARAPGGCMLGAPEGSRDARPERWPPPPIRVLALFVPSAPPIFSLRRSRSLCVSLSLSPSVSVSLSLWVSVPLSLWVSVPISPGLCFPFSLGLCPRLSGSLFPLFSGSLSSSLWVSVSPFLCVSVPVSLGLCLPLSGSVSLSLWVSVPISPGLCFPFSLGLCPRLSGSLFPLFSGSLSPSLWVSVSPFLWVTVLISLGLCFPFSLCLCPRLSGSLSSSLWVCFPLSLGLCPHLSGSLSPSVSGSLSPSLWVSVSVSLGLCPPLSGSLSLSLWVSVSLGLCPCFSGSPSPSLRVSVSPFLWVSVLVSLGLCPRLSGSLSLFLRVSVPVSRGLCFPFTLGFCPHLSGSLSLFLRVSVPISPGLCFPFSLGLCPRLSGSLSLSLWVSVSVSLGLCPSFSGSLSPSLRVSVSPFLWVSVPVSLGLCPCLSGSLSLSLWVSVPVSPGLCPHLSGSLFSLFSGSLSPSLWVSVSPFLWVSVLISLGLCFPFSLCLCPRLSGSLSSSLWVCFPLSLGLCPHPSGSLSISLGLCPSLSGSLSHLSGSLSPSLWVSVPLPVSPAPMCPQFLRLSDRTDPATVYSLVTRTWGFRAPNLVVSVLGGSGGPVLQTWLQDLLRRGLVRAAQSTGAWIVTGGLHTGIGRHVGVAVRDHQMASTGGTKVVAMGVAPWGVVRNRDTLINPKGSFPARYRWRSDPEDGVQFPLDYNYSAFFLVDDGTHGCLGGENRFRLRLESYISQQKTGVGGTGIDIPVLLLLIDGDEKMLTRIENATQAQLPCLLVAGSGGAADCLAETLEDTLAPGSGGARQGEARDRIRRFFPKGDLEVLQAQMCLLSDKATSPLSLDAGLGQAPWSDLLLWALLLNRAQMAMYFWEMGSNAVSSALGACLLLRVMARLEPDAEEAARRKDLAFKFEGMGVDLFGECYRSSEVRAARLLLRRCPLWGDATCLQLAMQADARAFFAQDGVQSLLTQKWWGDMASTTPIWALVLSFFCPPLIYTRLITFRKSEEEPTREELEFDMDSVINGEGPVGTADPAEKTPLGVPRQSGRPGCCGGRCGGRRCLRRWFHFWGAPVTIFMGNVVSYLLFLLLFSRVLLVDFRPAPPGSLELLLYFWAFTLLCEELRQGLSGGGGSLASGGPGPGHASLSQRLRLYLADSWNQCDLVALTCFLLGVGCRLTPGLYHLGRTVLCIDFMVFTVRLLHIFTVNKQLGPKIVIVSKMMKDVFFFLFFLGVWLVAYGVATEGLLRPRDSDFPSILRRVFYRPYLQIFGQIPQEDMDVALMEHSNCSSEPGFWAHPPGAQAGTCVSQYANWLVVLLLVIFLLVANILLVNLLIAMFSYTFGKVQGNSDLYWKAQRYRLIREFHSRPALAPPFIVISHLRLLLRQLCRRPRSPQPSSPALEHFRVYLSKEAERKLLTWESVHKENFLLARARDKRESDSERLKRTSQKVDLALKQLGHIREYEQRLKVLEREVQQCSRVLGWVAEALSRSALLPPGGPPPPDLPGSKD